The Engraulis encrasicolus isolate BLACKSEA-1 chromosome 22, IST_EnEncr_1.0, whole genome shotgun sequence genome includes a region encoding these proteins:
- the LOC134438351 gene encoding uncharacterized protein LOC134438351, whose protein sequence is MLYWQVVLRDTTLVVLVRCRCSCVAGTALCNHAVALLFQTAHYSELHVPVVPPVHSCTELEQQWHKPRTAGIKPGAVSDLNLVKPVQSRKGRGGLRSTLYRGMIGPLPDLSILRVDEVYSVLPPEDRPLITKMGIGTDKRLVESAFGLVQRGSVLSYQQPKRDSRSTEVHPHAPPPPSLPLASHQLSPTESVWVCTEEEQLHLQSLQLTMEMAHKIECSTRAQSKDQGWHMLRQSRVTSSRFREVCHVRGQSSGEGLAERMIKGTRQTASMRRGSELEFDAAKEYVKCNNVNYTPCGLVIHPQAPWLGASPDGLVYDPTATPCHGLVEIKCPNVKSYIDCKYLHMCNGTFTLKKSHAYFWQIQGQLLITGMEWCDFFVWAEEDYFVQRLQADEDVQGIIRQRCDNFFFSIYMPKYLSMRRAQLIGK, encoded by the exons ATGTTGTATTGGCAGGTGGTGCTCCGGGACACAACACTGGTCGTTTTGGTGCGATGCAGATGTTCCTGTGTTGCAGGTACTGCATTGTGTAATCATGCGGTGGCCCTTCTCTTTCAAACGGCGCACTACTCAGAACTGCATGTACCAGTTGTCCCCCCTGTACACAGCTGTACAGAGTTAGAGCAGCAGTGGCACAAACCCAGGACAGCA GGTATAAAACCTGGTGCAGTTTCAGACCTGAACCTGGTCAAGCCTGTTCAGAGTCGGAAGGGCAGAGGAGGATTACG GAGCACCCTTTACCGAGGAATGATTGGCCCACTGCCCGATCTGTCAATTCTCCGTGTGGATGAAGTGTATAGTGTCTTGCCTCCAGAGGATAGGCCGCTTATCACAAAAATGGGGATTGGTACAGACAAGCGACTTGTCGAGTCAGCATTTGGACTTGTCCAGAGGGGGAGTGTACTCTCTTACCAACAGCCAAAACGCGACTCCCGATCCACAGAGGTACATCCACatgctccacctcctccatccctccccctcgcGAGCCACCAGCTGTCACCAACAGAAAGTGTATGGGTCTGCACAGAGGAAGAGCAGCTGCATCTGCAGAGCCTCCAATTGACTATGGAGATGGCACATAAAATTGAATGCTCCACGAGGGCGCAGAGCAAGGACCAAGGCTGGCACATGCTACGACAGAGCCGTGTAACCTCCTCACGATTCAGGGAAGTGTGCCATGTTAGGGGTCAGAGCTCAGGGGAGGGGCTTGCAGAGAGGATGATCAAAGGCACAAGACAAACCGCCAGTATGAGGAGAGGATCTGAACTGGAGTTTGATGCGGCCAAAGAATATGTGAAATGCAACAACGTCAACTACACACCTTGTGGGCTAGTAATCCATCCCCAGGCGCCATGGTTAGGAGCCTCGCCAGACGGCCTTGTCTACGATCCCACTGCCACTCCATGTCATGGTTTAGTAGAAATCAAATGCCCGAACGTGAAGAGTTACATAGATTGTAAGTACTTACACATGTGCAATGGCACATTTACACTGAAAAAAAGCCATGCATATTTTTGGCAAATTCAAGGTCAGCTCCTAATCACTGGAATGGAGtggtgtgatttttttgtttgggCAGAGGAGGATTACTTTGTTCAGCGACTGCAAGCTGACGAAGATGTACAAGGCATAATACGGCAGAGGTGCGACAATTTTTTCTTTAGCATTTACATGCCCAAGTATCTGTCAATGAGACGTGCACAGCTGATTGGCAAATAA
- the LOC134439247 gene encoding uncharacterized protein LOC134439247, which yields MKRQALQSIEELFLFLMYLSAGYTELDLANRFNISTSTVSRIICSWTNFLYTLLGSASIWMEAEDVKAYLPDDFKEFSDTQIIADCTELKCQTPSSPVIQSEMYSTYKSHCTMKALIGIAPHGPITFISSLYEGSISDKEVFRKSGLSDLLTEDVAIMVDKGFLINDLVKCKVYCPPFLKRSSQMSAPSVLKTQKIASLRVQVERVIRRIKENKIFETVVPLSIVGSINEMFAVACLLSNYQNKDLVKRWAK from the exons atgaagag ACAGGCATTGCAATCCATTGAAGAACTCTTCCTTTTCCTGATGTACCTGTCCGCTGGTTACACTGAGCTGGACTTGGCGAACAGATTcaacatctccacctccaccgtaAGTCGCATTATCTGTTCCTGGACCAACTTTCTGTACACCCTCCTGGGCTCAGCGTCCATCTGGATGGAGGCTGAGGATGTGAAAGCTTACCTTCCTGATGACTTCAAGGAGTTTTCAGACACTCAGATAATAGCGGACTGTACAGAGCTAAAATGCCAAACTCCATCCTCCCCGGTCATTCAAAGTGAGATGTACTCAACCTACAAATCTCACTGCACAATGAAAGCCCTTATTGGGATAGCCCCCCATGGCCCTATCACCTTCATCTCTTCACTCTACGAGGGCTCAATAAGTGATAAAGAGGTCTTTAGGAAGTCAGGGTTAAGTGACCTCCTAACAGAGGATGTGGCCATTATGGTTGATAAAGGATTTCTTATTAACGACTTGGTGAAATGCAAGGTCTACTGTCCGCCTTTTCTCAAAAGGTCTTCCCAGATGTCAGCACCCAGTGTTCTTAAAACACAGAAAATAGCCAGTCTCAGAGTGCAAGTTGAGCGTGTTATCAGACGGATCAAAGAGAATAAGATTTTTGAGACTGTTGTACCTTTATCCATTGTAGGCAGCATAAATGAAATGTTTGCAGTGGCTTGCCTGCTTAGTAACTATCAGAACAAAGACCTGGTCAAGAGATGGGCTAAGTAA